In Nicotiana tabacum cultivar K326 chromosome 19, ASM71507v2, whole genome shotgun sequence, one DNA window encodes the following:
- the LOC107766395 gene encoding mitogen-activated protein kinase kinase kinase 1, giving the protein MYAKRKKLRPRLDRRNALRNVDYDASQSTPSSPSSFEDQPTHRTRSLDLYPLTDCTSFRIDGVGGEFDVICRSLGLSGPEDFAIPVAAWEARKPCSRSDRLRSSRFADSRRDSDYKFETSNESNRRLNYSPENVIEVSSSESEEETKPCSHSDRFSSENELESLDEVSDSVRNGVRVTVGGELNHGLNSSPENGIKVRISEPEDDNLPTDVKCGIRGSRPPRLAPPASPVDDFTSAWDFIRSFGPADDEDMVSPSRVESTSDDILGNEQVGDIIAKNEERNEDFVRSASQVSQISSESYEQGVRDAAEDVPDLSSKSQSDDSYSLISKTSSKSPSGESTSGVSKISSKSQSDDSYSLISKRSSKSPSGESTSGVSKISSKSQSDESYTLILKPVYSVSPNGSPSIKSWQKGDFLGSGSFGTVYEGFTDDGFFFAVKEVSLFDPGNQQSLYQLEQEISLLSQFRHKNIVRYHGTEKDESKLYIFLELVTKGSLASVYRKYRLRDSHVSDYTRQILSGLHYLHSRNVIHRDIKCANILVDVSGSVKLADFGLAKAAKLNDIKSCKGTAFWMAPEVVNRKNNGYGLPADIWSLGCTVLEMLTGQIPYSHLEGMQALFRIGRGEPPPIPDTLSAEAQDFINRCLRVNPNDRPAAAELLEHPFVKKPLSNFSSPAAP; this is encoded by the exons ATGTATGCGAAGCGGAAGAAGCTAAGGCCTCGACTTGACAGGCGAAACGCCCTAAGGAACGTCGATTACGACGCTTCACAGTCGACGCCGTCATCTCCGTCTTCGTTCGAAGATCAGCCTACTCATCGGACTCGATCGCTTGACCTTTATCCTTTGACCGACTGTACAAGCTTCAGAATAGACGGTGTTGGTGGTGAATTCGACGTTATTTGCCGCTCTTTAGGGCTTTCAGGTCCTGAAGACTTTGCGATTCCTGTAGCTGCTTGGGAAGCTCGGAAACCTTGCTCCCGTTCTGACCGTTTGCGCAGCTCTCGATTTGCTGATTCCCGCCGTGACTCTGATTATAAGTTCGAGACTTCAAATGAATCGAATCGTCGGTTAAACTATTCGCCGGAAAATGTGATTGAGGTTTCGTCTAGTGAATCGGAGGAAGAAACCAAACCGTGCTCTCACTCGGACCGTTTCAGCTCTGAGAACGAGCTTGAGAGCTTGGATGAGGTTTCTGATAGTGTTAGAAATGGTGTTAGGGTTACTGTTGGCGGAGAATTGAATCACGGTTTAAATTCTTCACCTGAAAATGGGATTAAGGTTAGGATTAGTGAGCCGGAGGATGATAATTTGCCTACGGATGTGAAATGTGGAATTAGGGGTTCTAGGCCACCAAGGCTGGCTCCTCCAGCATCGCCCGTGGACGATTTCACATCTGCTTGGGATTTTATCAGAAGTTTTGGTCCTGCAGACGATGAAGATATGGTTTCACCGTCACGTGTTGAGAGCACTTCCGATGACATACTTGGAAACGAGCAAGTAGGAGACATTATTGCTAAGAATGAAGAGCGTAATGAGGATTTTGTAAGAAGTGCTTCACAAGTATCACAGATAAGCTCAGAGTCTTATGAGCAAGGTGTAAGAGATGCTGCTGAGGATGTTCCAGATTTAAGCTCTAAATCACAGAGTGATGATTCCTACAGCCTGATATCGAAGACAAGCTCCAAATCACCTAGTGGTGAATCCACTAGCGGTGTCTCAAAGATAAGCTCCAAGTCACAGAGTGATGATTCCTACAGCCTGATATCGAAGAGAAGCTCCAAATCACCTAGTGGTGAATCCACTAGCGGTGTCTCAAAGATAAGCTCCAAGTCACAGAGTGATGAATCCTATACATTGATTTTGAAGCCTGTATATTCTGTTTCTCCAAATGGTTCTCCAAGTATAAAATCTTGGCAAAAGGGAGATTTTCTTGGGAGTGGGTCATTTGGAACCGTGTATGAAGGCTTCACCGA TGATGGATTCTTTTTTGCGGTCAAGGAAGTTTCGTTATTTGACCCAGGAAACCAGCAAAGCCTTTATCAATTGGAACAG GAGATATCTCTTCTAAGTCAGTTTCGACATAAAAATATCGTTCGCTATCATGGCACAGAGAAG GACGAGAGCAAACTGTATATCTTTCTTGAGCTTGTTACAAAAGGTTCACTTGCAAGTGTCTACCGCAAGTATCGCTTGCGTGATTCCCATGTTTCAGATTACACCAGGCAAATTTTGAGTGGGTTGCATTATCTTCATTCCAGAAATGTGATTCACAG GGACATTAAGTGTGCCAATATTTTGGTGGATGTTAGTGGTTCTGTGAAGCTTGCAGATTTCGGACTGGCAAAG GCAGCAAAATTGAATGACATCAAGTCTTGCAAAGGAACTGCATTCTGGATGGCCCCAGAG GTCGTTAATAGGAAGAACAACGGATATGGGCTTCCTGCTGATATATGGAGTCTGGGTTGTACTGTCTTAGAGATGTTAACTGGCCAAATTCCTTATTCTCACTTGGAAGGG ATGCAAGCACTGTTCAGGATAGGCAGAGGCGAACCTCCTCCTATACCAGATACGTTATCGGCAGAAGCTCAGGATTTCATAAATAGATGTTTGCGAGTTAATCCAAATGATCGGCCAGCTGCAGCTGAACTACTGGAACATCCATTCGTAAAGAAGCCACTGTCAAATTTCTCAAGTCCTGCAGCACCATAA